In the Aliarcobacter cryaerophilus genome, one interval contains:
- the gyrB gene encoding DNA topoisomerase (ATP-hydrolyzing) subunit B: MSDYGASNIKVLKGLEAVRKRPGMYIGDTNVNGLHHLIYEVVDNSIDEAMAGFCRNIKVTLTKDGWARIEDDGRGIPTAIHPTEGISAATVALTVLHAGGKFDKDTYKVSGGLHGVGVSVVNALSKHLKMTVYREGKIHYQEFKEGIPQGALEVIGESPRKTGTTIEFLVDDSIFEVTKYEFNILKKRFKEVAYLNPIISITLEDELAKIKEVYHFEGGIKQFVADLNKETALCEVMHFSDKVDGVEVDIAMMYNDTYIEKTLSFVNNIRTIDGGTHEAGFKAGLTRSISKYLSENAAAREKDAKITGDDVREGLIAVVSVKVPEPQFEGQTKGKLGSSYVRPIAQKLTSDNLDKYFEENPTHARAVMEKSLMAARGREAAKKARELTRKKDSMSVGTLPGKLADCQSKDPTIKELYLVEGDSAGGSAKQGRDRVYQAILPLKGKILNVEKSRLDKILKSDEIRNIITALGCGIGEDFDEEKVRYHKIIVMTDADVDGSHIQTLLLTFFFRFLRPIVEKGYLYIAQPPLYRYKKGKNEIYLKDNNALSAYLIENGLENFEFEGMGYNDLLDLFKQVARYRAMLEQLAKRYSLIEVLKYLIENSDLVNLEFPTLYEKVKLFLEARGYNILSKTITETKIQLFVQTNAGLEELIIDEELFASPYFSESTFIFTKLKERDLTLFEGRDLIELLEEIESLAKKGAYIQRYKGLGEMNPEQLWETTMTPENRRLLRVKIEDAEAASDTFTLFMGDEVEPRRNYIESHAKDVEHLDV, from the coding sequence ATGTCAGATTATGGTGCTAGTAATATTAAAGTTTTAAAAGGTCTTGAAGCTGTTAGAAAAAGACCAGGGATGTATATTGGAGATACAAATGTAAATGGTCTTCATCACTTAATTTATGAAGTTGTTGATAACTCAATAGATGAGGCAATGGCTGGATTTTGTAGAAATATAAAAGTAACTTTAACAAAAGATGGATGGGCTAGAATTGAAGATGATGGAAGAGGAATTCCAACTGCAATTCATCCAACTGAAGGAATAAGTGCTGCAACTGTTGCTTTAACAGTTCTACATGCTGGTGGAAAATTTGATAAAGATACATATAAAGTTTCAGGTGGACTTCATGGAGTTGGGGTTTCAGTTGTAAATGCTTTATCAAAACATCTTAAAATGACAGTTTATAGAGAAGGGAAGATTCACTATCAAGAGTTCAAAGAGGGAATTCCTCAAGGAGCTTTAGAAGTTATAGGAGAAAGTCCTAGAAAAACTGGAACAACTATTGAATTTTTAGTAGATGATTCAATTTTTGAAGTTACAAAATATGAGTTTAATATTCTTAAAAAAAGATTTAAAGAGGTTGCTTATTTAAATCCAATTATATCTATAACTTTAGAAGATGAATTAGCAAAAATTAAAGAAGTTTACCATTTTGAAGGTGGTATTAAACAATTTGTTGCTGATTTAAATAAAGAGACAGCACTATGTGAAGTTATGCATTTTAGTGATAAAGTTGATGGTGTAGAAGTTGATATTGCTATGATGTACAACGATACATACATTGAAAAAACTCTATCTTTTGTAAATAATATTAGAACAATTGATGGTGGAACTCATGAAGCTGGTTTTAAAGCTGGACTTACAAGAAGTATTTCTAAATATTTAAGTGAAAATGCAGCTGCAAGAGAAAAAGATGCAAAAATAACTGGAGATGATGTAAGAGAAGGTCTTATTGCAGTTGTTTCTGTAAAAGTTCCAGAACCACAATTTGAAGGTCAAACAAAAGGAAAATTAGGAAGTTCTTATGTAAGACCAATTGCACAAAAACTTACAAGTGATAATTTAGATAAATATTTCGAAGAAAATCCAACACATGCAAGAGCTGTAATGGAAAAATCTTTAATGGCTGCACGTGGTAGAGAAGCTGCTAAAAAAGCAAGAGAATTAACTAGAAAAAAAGACTCTATGAGTGTTGGAACACTTCCTGGAAAACTTGCAGATTGTCAAAGTAAAGATCCAACAATTAAAGAGCTGTATTTAGTTGAGGGTGACTCTGCAGGAGGTTCAGCAAAACAAGGAAGAGATAGAGTTTATCAAGCAATTTTACCTTTAAAAGGAAAAATTCTAAATGTTGAAAAATCTAGACTTGATAAAATTTTAAAATCTGATGAGATTAGAAATATCATTACAGCTTTAGGTTGTGGAATTGGTGAAGATTTTGATGAAGAAAAAGTAAGATACCATAAAATAATAGTTATGACGGATGCCGATGTTGATGGTAGCCATATTCAAACTTTACTTTTAACTTTCTTCTTTAGATTTTTAAGACCTATTGTTGAAAAAGGTTATTTATATATTGCACAACCACCACTTTACAGATATAAAAAAGGTAAAAATGAGATTTATTTAAAAGATAATAATGCATTATCTGCTTATTTAATTGAAAATGGACTTGAAAATTTTGAGTTTGAAGGTATGGGATATAATGATTTACTTGATTTGTTTAAACAAGTAGCAAGATATAGAGCTATGTTAGAACAATTAGCAAAAAGATACTCTTTGATTGAAGTTTTAAAATATCTAATTGAAAATAGTGATTTAGTAAATTTAGAGTTTCCAACTTTATATGAAAAAGTTAAACTCTTCTTAGAAGCACGAGGTTATAACATACTTTCAAAAACTATTACTGAAACAAAAATTCAACTTTTTGTTCAGACAAATGCAGGACTTGAAGAGTTAATAATTGATGAAGAGCTATTTGCATCACCTTATTTTAGTGAATCAACTTTTATATTTACTAAGTTAAAAGAGAGAGATTTAACACTATTTGAAGGTAGAGATTTAATTGAACTTCTTGAAGAGATTGAGAGTTTAGCAAAAAAAGGTGCTTATATTCAAAGATATAAAGGTCTTGGAGAGATGAATCCTGAACAACTTTGGGAGACAACTATGACACCTGAAAATAGAAGACTTTTAAGAGTAAAAATAGAAGACGCAGAAGCTGCAAGCGATACATTTACTCTATTTATGGGTGATGAAGTAGAACCTAGAAGAAACTATATAGAATCTCACGCAAAAGATGTAGAACATCTTGATGTTTAA
- the queF gene encoding preQ(1) synthase: MKYGEKEILDFDINNEENFWPNEHDKNYIIDIELPEFMAKCPRSGYPDFATIKIQYTPNKRVIELKALKIYINSFMNRYISHENSANEIFDTLFSKLEPKWLKVVADFKPRGNVHTVIEIDSSKI; this comes from the coding sequence ATAAAATATGGTGAAAAAGAGATTTTAGATTTTGATATAAATAACGAAGAAAACTTTTGGCCAAACGAACATGATAAAAACTATATAATTGATATTGAGTTACCAGAATTTATGGCAAAATGTCCAAGAAGTGGTTACCCTGATTTTGCAACTATTAAGATTCAATATACACCAAATAAAAGAGTTATTGAGCTTAAAGCACTTAAAATTTATATAAACTCATTTATGAATAGATATATCTCTCATGAAAACTCTGCAAATGAGATTTTTGATACACTTTTTTCAAAACTAGAACCAAAATGGCTTAAAGTAGTTGCTGATTTTAAACCAAGAGGAAATGTTCATACAGTTATTGAAATAGATAGCTCAAAAATATAA
- the dnaA gene encoding chromosomal replication initiator protein DnaA, with translation MTNKEFLSLIQKETSKNDFERYLKQLVLKKLSIEENIAIFEVGNKYIASWIKSKYTNLIQNCFEKNINIKPDIEIRLIGEKKTKKETQNIQIQNHTPESTILNPSYTFDSFIVGPSNQMAYNAALAVASKPGVQYNPLFIYGGTGLGKTHILQAIGNHALENDKTVIYVTIEQFMNDFIFSINKKNMEHFREKYRNCDLLLIDDVQFLSGKESTQEEFFHTFNELHNAKKQIVMTSDRLPSQIAGLVDRLKSRFEWGLTTDVQIPKLETKIAIIEKKSELNGINLSRDIVSFIATTLDSSIREIEGVLIRINASASLLNLEINLQMVQNLLKDQIKENKENIKLPDIISLVANELNIKPSDIKSKKRTSSVANARRIVIYLARELTHNSMPDIAKFLEMKDHSSISHNVKKTTELIEKDENFKLIIQNLKNKLINKE, from the coding sequence ATGACAAATAAAGAGTTTTTATCACTTATTCAAAAAGAGACAAGCAAAAATGACTTCGAAAGATATTTAAAACAACTTGTTTTAAAAAAATTATCTATTGAAGAGAATATTGCAATATTTGAAGTAGGAAATAAATATATAGCTTCATGGATAAAAAGTAAATATACAAATCTTATTCAAAACTGCTTTGAAAAAAATATTAATATTAAACCAGATATTGAAATTAGATTAATTGGTGAAAAAAAGACAAAAAAAGAGACACAAAATATTCAAATTCAAAATCATACTCCAGAAAGTACGATACTAAATCCTTCATATACTTTTGATTCATTTATAGTTGGTCCTTCAAATCAAATGGCTTATAATGCAGCTTTAGCAGTAGCTTCAAAACCAGGTGTTCAGTATAATCCACTTTTTATATATGGTGGAACTGGTTTGGGTAAAACACATATTTTACAAGCTATTGGAAATCATGCTTTAGAAAATGATAAAACTGTAATATATGTAACAATTGAGCAGTTTATGAACGATTTTATATTTTCTATAAATAAAAAAAATATGGAACATTTTAGAGAAAAATATAGAAATTGTGATTTACTTTTAATAGATGATGTACAGTTTTTGAGTGGAAAAGAGAGTACTCAAGAGGAATTTTTCCACACTTTCAACGAACTACACAATGCAAAAAAACAAATTGTAATGACAAGTGATAGACTTCCATCTCAAATAGCTGGACTTGTTGATAGATTAAAATCAAGGTTTGAATGGGGACTTACAACAGATGTTCAAATTCCAAAACTAGAGACTAAAATTGCAATTATTGAAAAAAAATCAGAACTAAATGGAATCAACTTAAGTCGAGATATTGTTTCGTTTATTGCAACAACTCTTGATAGTTCAATAAGAGAGATTGAGGGTGTATTAATAAGAATAAATGCAAGTGCATCATTACTTAATCTTGAAATAAATTTACAAATGGTTCAAAATCTTTTAAAAGATCAAATAAAAGAGAATAAAGAGAATATAAAACTACCAGATATTATAAGTTTAGTTGCAAATGAGTTAAATATTAAACCAAGTGATATAAAGTCTAAAAAAAGAACTTCTAGTGTGGCAAATGCAAGAAGAATAGTTATCTATCTTGCTCGTGAATTAACTCACAATTCAATGCCTGATATTGCAAAGTTTTTAGAGATGAAAGATCATAGTTCAATCTCTCATAATGTTAAAAAAACAACTGAGCTAATTGAAAAAGATGAAAATTTTAAATTAATAATTCAAAATTTAAAAAATAAATTAATAAACAAGGAGTAA
- the dnaN gene encoding DNA polymerase III subunit beta, protein MKLVINKSVFENVVSQMQPFLEKKDSSAITSHLYLEIANSKMTIKATDYEIGLEVIIDTISNFEDGKTTVNGNNLLGFIKRLKNEDITLETSSNNLIIKQGKSIFKLPSYDPNEYPTINRYENLKDLTISTINFINSIKKISPAIDNNNPKFELNGALLDIKSQKINFCATDTRRLAMNSLENMSNEEVQLIIPKKAIFEIQKLFLDNAKISYDNTNLVISNENTTFFTKLINGKYPDYERIIPSNLKNNLYIPKNIFIESIKLITSLNSNIKITFTKQAIIFESLDTDSVANTQVDIDLNIPNDFYIAVNAKYILDFLSMTTSDKIKIGFNESNLPFYLEDNKFITIVMPIVLEK, encoded by the coding sequence ATGAAGCTAGTAATAAACAAATCTGTTTTTGAAAATGTTGTAAGTCAAATGCAACCATTTTTAGAAAAAAAAGATTCAAGTGCAATTACATCTCATTTATATTTAGAAATTGCAAATAGCAAAATGACTATAAAAGCTACTGATTATGAAATTGGTCTTGAAGTTATAATTGATACAATAAGTAATTTTGAAGATGGAAAAACAACAGTAAATGGAAATAATCTATTAGGATTTATTAAAAGATTAAAAAATGAAGATATTACTTTAGAAACTAGTTCAAATAACTTAATAATAAAACAAGGTAAATCAATATTCAAATTACCAAGTTATGATCCAAATGAATATCCAACTATAAATAGATATGAAAATTTAAAAGATTTAACTATATCTACAATTAATTTTATAAATTCAATTAAAAAAATATCTCCTGCAATAGATAACAACAATCCAAAGTTTGAATTAAATGGAGCATTATTAGATATAAAAAGTCAAAAAATAAATTTTTGTGCAACAGATACTAGAAGATTAGCAATGAATAGTTTAGAAAATATGTCAAATGAAGAAGTTCAATTAATTATTCCAAAAAAAGCTATTTTTGAAATTCAAAAACTATTTTTAGATAATGCAAAAATTTCATATGATAATACAAATTTAGTAATTTCAAATGAAAATACAACTTTCTTTACAAAACTTATAAATGGAAAATATCCAGATTATGAAAGAATTATTCCATCAAATCTTAAAAATAATCTATATATTCCAAAAAATATATTTATTGAATCTATAAAACTTATTACATCTTTAAATTCAAATATAAAAATTACATTTACTAAACAAGCTATTATTTTTGAATCTTTGGATACAGATAGTGTTGCAAATACACAAGTTGATATAGATTTAAATATCCCTAATGATTTTTATATAGCAGTAAATGCTAAATATATTTTAGATTTTTTAAGCATGACAACAAGTGATAAGATTAAAATAGGATTTAATGAATCAAATCTTCCATTTTATTTGGAAGATAATAAATTTATTACAATTGTAATGCCAATAGTTTTAGAAAAATAA
- a CDS encoding NAD(P)-binding domain-containing protein: MSSKIFDTVIVGAGVSGLSCAIELKIENIENILLIEKSDNFFNTIRTFYKDGKRVDKYWRNQTINLIGNIPFDGGLKEDVLNYFESLLKKYNIPTIYNNEVEKVIKLDNGIFEVHTKLDIYKAKNVVIAIGKMGKPNKPNYKIASEIQKNINFNLDSCSKNEKILVVGGGNSAAEYAYSLALDDNIVTLAYRKESFTRLNKINENMLKEFEANKKLTIKLNCDINSLEDDNGFVKVNFSNAESENFNRVIYAIGGTAPTDFLKNCGVKFSDNLKPIFDENFECCCKNLYIAGDVNSSSEGSISSSLNHGFLISKAIAKGLKPLA; encoded by the coding sequence ATGAGTTCAAAAATATTTGATACAGTAATTGTTGGAGCTGGTGTTTCAGGACTGAGTTGTGCTATTGAGTTAAAAATAGAAAATATTGAAAATATACTATTAATTGAAAAAAGTGATAATTTTTTTAATACTATTAGAACTTTTTATAAAGATGGTAAAAGAGTTGATAAATATTGGCGTAATCAAACTATTAACCTTATTGGAAATATCCCTTTTGATGGTGGATTAAAAGAAGATGTATTAAACTATTTTGAAAGCCTTTTAAAAAAATATAATATACCTACAATTTATAACAATGAAGTAGAAAAAGTTATAAAACTTGATAATGGAATTTTTGAAGTTCACACTAAGTTAGATATTTATAAAGCAAAAAATGTTGTAATTGCTATTGGAAAGATGGGAAAACCAAATAAACCTAACTATAAAATAGCTTCAGAGATTCAAAAAAATATAAATTTTAATCTTGATAGCTGTTCAAAAAATGAGAAAATATTAGTTGTTGGTGGTGGAAATAGTGCTGCTGAGTATGCATATTCTCTAGCTTTGGATGATAATATTGTAACTTTAGCATATAGAAAAGAGAGTTTTACAAGATTAAATAAAATAAATGAAAATATGTTAAAAGAGTTTGAAGCTAATAAAAAATTAACTATAAAATTAAATTGTGATATAAACTCTTTAGAAGATGATAATGGATTTGTAAAAGTAAACTTCTCAAATGCTGAGAGTGAAAATTTTAATAGAGTAATTTATGCTATTGGAGGAACAGCTCCTACTGATTTTCTAAAAAATTGTGGTGTAAAATTTAGTGATAATTTAAAACCAATTTTTGATGAAAACTTTGAGTGTTGTTGTAAAAATTTATATATAGCTGGAGATGTTAATTCTTCAAGTGAAGGTTCAATTTCAAGCAGTTTAAATCACGGATTTTTAATTTCAAAAGCAATAGCTAAAGGTTTAAAACCTTTAGCTTAA